The genomic segment TATCACTCATATTTCAAATTTGTATCTTATAGAGCCACAAGCTCGTTTAGCAAAACGTCTTGCTGAGTTAAGTGGAATAGATGCAGTTACTTTTTTTGCCAATAGCGGTGCTGAAGCAAATGAAGGTGCCATTAAAATGGCAAGGAAGTATGGTGAAGTAGAAGGAGAGGTAAAGCGATATAAGATTATTACCCTTGAACACTCTTTTCATGGTCGAACCATTACTGCACTTAAAGCAACTGGGCAAGAGTCTATGCACAACTACTTTGGACCTTTTCCAGATGGTTTTGTTTATGCTAAAAATATTGCTGATATCTATAATCATATTGATGACCATACTGTTGCTGTAATGATTGAATTGGTGCAGGGTGAAGGTGGTGTTCAACCTATGCAAAAGCAAGAGGTTCAGGCTTTAGCAAGTGAACTAAAAAAACGTGACATACTTTTAATTGTTGATGAAGTACAAACGGGAATTTATCGTACTGGTGAACTTCTTGCAAGCAATCTTTATGAGATTACACCTGACATCATCACTCTAGCAAAAGGTTTGGGCGGTGGTGTACCTATAGGTGCTATTATGACAACACATAAAGAGATTTTGAAAACTGGTGAACACGGAAGTACATTTGGAGGAAACTATCTTTCAACGCGTGCAGCACTTGAAGTTCTCTCTATTTTGGAAGAGCATAAAAACAGTGGTGAGCTTGACCATATAATGATTATGTTTGAAGAGAGACTAAAAGAGATAGCAGATAAATACTCAAATCTTTTTGAAAAAGAGGTTGGTGTAGGGTTTATGCGAGGTTTGCGTGTAAAAGAGGGAAGAGATGCTGGTGAGATTATTAATGCGGCTTTTGATAATAGAGTTATCGTGTTAAAAGCTGGTAGAAATACAGTAAGATTCTTGCCTGTTTTGACAATGACTAAAGAGGAGATGCTACTTGGCTTTGAACGGTTTGAGTCTGCGCTCTCTAGCTTGTAGTCTGTTTGCAGCTACTTCTCTTTATGCGGGGGAAGCAGATGAACTGCTCTCATCACTAAAACTTGAGACTTTGCAACTAAAACTTAACAAAAATAGCAGTGAGAGTGGAAAATTAGAGTATAGTTGGATAAATTCAATTAATGTAAGCTATGGTTATAGTAGCTCTAATCAGTTTGGTAGAACTTTGACCAATAAGTCACTGTCGGTTAGTGTGGATCAGCCCATATTTAAGAGTGGTGGGATTTGGTATGCAGTTAAGTATGCAAAAGCTACCAAAAGAGTAGGTGATCTTAGTGTAGAGGCTGAAAGAAGAGCATTGATTAAACAGGTTGTATCGACACTTTTTAATTTAAAGAAGAGTGAATACCAGATCCAAAAGCAAAAACTGCTTATTGAGAATGATAGAATTGATATTGAGAGAAAAAAAGAGCAGTTTTTAAGCGGTGATCTTGATAGTGGTTTTTTGGATCAGGCAATCTTGAAAAAGAATCAAGATATGATGACATTATATTCTCTTCAAGATACCAAAGCACAACTTGAGTCAAATTTTAAAAATCTTAGCGATCTAAACCCAAACAGTGTTACTTTGCCTAAATTTACACTGATGCAAAGAGATGACTTTATAAAAAACAATGTTGATCTGGCACTTGCAAAAGAGCAGATCGTTCAAAAAGATTATTTCAATACAATGACTTGGACAAGATATATGGTTACTCTTTCATTGCAAGCAAGCTATGTTAAACCATATGAGTATAGTTCTGCATTTCCAACTTCACTACCAAATGCTCTTGATCCCTATTATACTTATGGATTTAGGATTTCACTGCCTATAGACATTACTTCCTATCACAATATACAATCTACCAAAGCTGACTATTTAAAAGCAAAAATAGAGCTTTCAGATAAAAAAAGAGAAGCTGAAAATGAGTATAGTGCTGTTTTAAAGCGTTTAGATGTTATTGATAAAAAGTTAAAACTGGCAATTGATGATGAAAAGCTCTACTCATCTTTAGTAGAGAGTACCAAAGAGAAGGTAAAAGCAGGGGAGATGACACTTTATGATCTGAAAACAATGGAAAACTCAAAAATGATACGAAAAATTGATCAGAAAATTTTTGATTTAGATAAGCAGTTAGTTTTGTTAGATCTTTATGAGAAGAGTTATGAAGAGATTCAGTGAATATATGAATGAGTGGCTTTATGGGAAAGAGGGCTACTACTCTACATTTAAGTCGATAGGGCGAGAGGGAGATTTTTACACTGCTGTTTCAACAAGCCGTTTTTTTGGCGCAACTATCTCTCACTATATGATCTCTCTTATTAAATCAGGAAAACTAAACCAAGATCTTCATCTTATTGAGATCGGTGCACACCAAGGCTATCTTTTAGCAGATATGATAGAGTGGATTGCTCAAGAAGCACCTGAACTGCTTGATACTATGAAGTTTGGAATAATAGAACGGTTTGACTCTTTGAAAGAGGCTCAACAAAACTATTTTAAAAACCGTTTTGGAGATGCCATAGAGCTTAATCACTACAGCGACCCTAGTGAAGTTAATGCTAAAGAGGCTTTCATTGTTGCAAATGAGATTTTTGATGCATTTGCTTGTGATCTTATCTATAAGCAGAAGATAGCACTGGTTGATGAAGAGACTCATACCATTCACTTTGAAGGTGAAGATGAAGAAGTATTTGAAATTGCAAATAGATATGGACAGACAAAAGGTGAGGTAGCAAAAGGGTATGAATCTTTTGCGTCTTCACTTTATAAAGCAGCCCAAAAAATTGTTTTTGCTACATTTGATTATGGAGAAAAAGAGCCTAGAACAGACTTTTCAATTCGTATTTACAAAGGGCATGAAGTTTATCCTCTTTTTGAAGAGGGACTTGATTTAAAAAGTCTGTTTGGCAAGAGTGATATTACTTATGATGTTAATTTTTCTCATCTTATTGATGCATTTGAAGAGAATGGCTTTTCTACTTATGCATATAAAACACAACTTAGAGCATTAACAGAGTATGGTTTGCCTGAGTTACTTGAACAGTTAGCAAAACTTGGCAATCAAACTCTATATTTAAGAGAGCTTAACAAAATTAAAACCTTAATAGATCCTACAATAATGGGAGAACGTTTTAAACTCGTTGAATTTCATAAGAACATTAGTTAAAATAAAAGTATGAAGAGAATTATAGTAATTTTAGCAATTTTATCATCACTATTGTTAGCTGACAGTGTCAATGGATGGCAGCCTTTACATGAATCAGTATATAAAAGTGATTTTGAATTGATGAAAAAGATTGTAGAAAAAGGGGATTGTGATATCGATTTACAATCTAAAGCTGGTATATCTCCTTTGCATATTGCAGTAAAGACACGCAATCTTTTGATGGTAAATTATCTGCTTGATCACGGTGCTGATGTTGATATTCAAGATAACAATGGATATACTCC from the Hydrogenimonas thermophila genome contains:
- a CDS encoding aspartate aminotransferase family protein produces the protein MTLKEMDQNYVLQTYARNYVNFVKGENSILYDEDGKDYVDFGSGIAVCSVGHGNPRLAKAICDQVSNITHISNLYLIEPQARLAKRLAELSGIDAVTFFANSGAEANEGAIKMARKYGEVEGEVKRYKIITLEHSFHGRTITALKATGQESMHNYFGPFPDGFVYAKNIADIYNHIDDHTVAVMIELVQGEGGVQPMQKQEVQALASELKKRDILLIVDEVQTGIYRTGELLASNLYEITPDIITLAKGLGGGVPIGAIMTTHKEILKTGEHGSTFGGNYLSTRAALEVLSILEEHKNSGELDHIMIMFEERLKEIADKYSNLFEKEVGVGFMRGLRVKEGRDAGEIINAAFDNRVIVLKAGRNTVRFLPVLTMTKEEMLLGFERFESALSSL
- a CDS encoding TolC family protein, whose amino-acid sequence is MALNGLSLRSLACSLFAATSLYAGEADELLSSLKLETLQLKLNKNSSESGKLEYSWINSINVSYGYSSSNQFGRTLTNKSLSVSVDQPIFKSGGIWYAVKYAKATKRVGDLSVEAERRALIKQVVSTLFNLKKSEYQIQKQKLLIENDRIDIERKKEQFLSGDLDSGFLDQAILKKNQDMMTLYSLQDTKAQLESNFKNLSDLNPNSVTLPKFTLMQRDDFIKNNVDLALAKEQIVQKDYFNTMTWTRYMVTLSLQASYVKPYEYSSAFPTSLPNALDPYYTYGFRISLPIDITSYHNIQSTKADYLKAKIELSDKKREAENEYSAVLKRLDVIDKKLKLAIDDEKLYSSLVESTKEKVKAGEMTLYDLKTMENSKMIRKIDQKIFDLDKQLVLLDLYEKSYEEIQ
- a CDS encoding SAM-dependent methyltransferase, translating into MRRVMKRFSEYMNEWLYGKEGYYSTFKSIGREGDFYTAVSTSRFFGATISHYMISLIKSGKLNQDLHLIEIGAHQGYLLADMIEWIAQEAPELLDTMKFGIIERFDSLKEAQQNYFKNRFGDAIELNHYSDPSEVNAKEAFIVANEIFDAFACDLIYKQKIALVDEETHTIHFEGEDEEVFEIANRYGQTKGEVAKGYESFASSLYKAAQKIVFATFDYGEKEPRTDFSIRIYKGHEVYPLFEEGLDLKSLFGKSDITYDVNFSHLIDAFEENGFSTYAYKTQLRALTEYGLPELLEQLAKLGNQTLYLRELNKIKTLIDPTIMGERFKLVEFHKNIS